Part of the Streptomyces sp. f51 genome is shown below.
CGGGGGTCGCCATCTCGGCGGCGACGACGAGGTCTCCCTCGTTCTCCCGGTCCTCGTCGTCGACGACCACGATGGGACGGCCGGCCGCGATGTCGGCGATGGCCCGCTCGACGGGGTCGAGCGCGAAGTCCGAGGCATCCTGATCGTGCCCGGTGCTGTACCAAACCGGCGCCGTTGTCATGCCGGGGCTCCTTCCATGACGGGCTGCCCGGCCTCACGGGAGCGCAGCCACCAGTCGCGCATGCCCCACAGGACGAGCGCGCCGTACAGGACGTAGACGAAACCGGAGAAGGCGTAGCCGTTGGCGAAGTTGAGCGGGACGCCCACCACGTCGACGAGCAGCCAGGCGAACCAGAACTCGACCATGCCGCGGGCCTGCGCGTACATGGCGACGATCGTGCCGACGAAGATGTAGGCGTCGGGCCAGGGGTCCCAGGACAGCGTCGGGTACGCGTGGAAGAGGGCGCTGACGGCGAGGGTGCCGACGGCCGCGGCGCCCGCCATGTACGCGCGTTCGCGCCAGGTGGCGAACCGGACGGAGACGCGGCCGTCCTTGCCCTCGCCGCGGTTCCACTGCCACCAGCCCCACAGGGCGACGGCGATGACCACGACCTGCTTGCCCGCGCTGCCGGTGAGGTGGCCGAAGAAGGCGGCGAAGAGGACCAGGCCGGACAGGAGCTGGACGGGCCAGCTCCACACGGAACGCCGCCAGCCGAGCGCGAGGGCGATCAGGCCGATCACGTTGCCGATCATGTCCGACCACATGATGTGCTGGCCGAACAGGACGAAGGCCTCGGAGTTGAGCCAGTTCACCGGCCGGCCTCCTGGGCACCGGGCAGACCGCCGGACTGCTCGCCGCGCGCGCCCAGCAGTCGCTCGACGTACTTGGCGATCACGTCGACCTCCAGGTTGACCGGGTCGCCGGGCTGCTTGTGGCCCAGGGTAGTCAGGTCGAGCGTGGTGGGGATGAGGCTGACGGTGAAGAAGTCGGGGCCCGCGTCGACCACGGTCAGGCTGATGCCGTCGACGGTGATGGAGCCCTTCTCGACGACGTAGCGCGAAAGGTCGGCGGGGAGCGAGATCTTGACGATCTCCCAGTTCTCGGACGGCTTGCGCTCGATGACCGCGCCGGTGCCGTCGACGTGTCCCTGCACGATGTGTCCGCCGAGGCGCTCGCCCACGGCCATCGGCCGTTCCAGGTTGACGCGGGAACCGACGGTGAGGGCCCCGAGGCTGGAGCGGTTCAGGGTCTCGGCCATGACGTCGGCGGTGAACTCGTCGCCCTCGTGCTCGACCACGGTGAGACAGACTCCGTTGACGGCGATGGAGTCGCCGTGCTGCGCGCCCTGCGTGACGACGGGGCCACGCAGCCGGAAACGCGAGGCGTCGTCGAGCATCTCGACGGCGGTGACCTCACCCAGCTCTTCGACGATTCCGGTGAACACTTCCCGGGTCCTCCTGCCTCATAGGGCACGGACTCCGGGGCTGTCGATGACGACAGAATGAGCGGACAGCGGCACACCGGGAGCGACGCCGAAAGGACACCCGTCCCGCAGGACGAGCAGCAACTGACGGCAGCGCGCACGAATGCCCGCCCGCCGCGCACTGCCTCCCATCCGGACTTTAACCGTCGGTCCAGGAATTCCACCTGGTCAACCGGCCGCTGGAAGCGACCGGGTCGCGGACTATAACCGCCGGTTCGGAATTACACCGACCCCGGAGTGCGCTGCTTCTGGTACATGGCCAGTGTGCCACGCCCGAACGAAGGTCATACGGCCGTATCCCTGTGGGGTGGCTCACAACGGCTCGCCATGGACTTCCGCGGACGGGCCCGGGGGCCAACCTCCTTGGCTCCGGGCGGCCTTGGAGCAGGTCACAGGTTTCCGCAACTGGTCCATACCTATTGACGCTCTGGTCTAGTCCTCTTAGTGTCCTCGATCAAGACTGCGTGATCATTCATTGCCGGTCCCCCCACGATCGACCCGGCGGCGGTGACGAAGGCCCTTGCCCCGCCGCCGGGTCTCCAACCGCCGGAGGCCGCCCGGGGCGGCGCCCGGCAGGCGTGACCCGGCGGACACGCCCTACCGCGACGGGGCGGGGGCGAACAGTTCGTCCTGGGCGCCGTCGCGCGCGGTCAGCAGCGCTCCCCGCAGCACCGCGCCTCCGCCCACCGTGGTCGCGCGCACCTCGGTCGGGAGCGGCGAGATACCGGCGAGCCGCCGCCCGACCCGGGCCGCGAGCGCCGCTCCGCCCGCCCGGCCGACCTCGCCGCCGAGGACCACGCAGCCGGGGTCGAGCACGGCACTGACGGAGGCCGCGCCGATCGCGAGGCGCTGGGCGAGGGCGTCGAGGAAACCGTCGGCCGCCGGGGAGCCGGGTACCGCCAGCGCCTGCCTCACCAGTGCCGCGGCATGCGGTTCGTGGCCCTCGGGCCGCGCGGAGACGCCGTGTTCCGCCGCCAGGTCCGCGATCGCCGCCGACCCGACCAGGGAGTGGAAACCGCCCCCGCAGTCGGTCGCCGAGGGCAGGCTCGTGGTGCCCGGCACCGGCAGGAAGCCGATCTCACCGGTGCCTCCCGAGGCGCCCCGGCGCAGGACGCCGTCGAGGACCACGGCGGCGCCGGTGCCGTGGCCGAGCCACAGCAGGACGAACGTGTCGCGGTCGCGGGCGACGCCTTCGCGCTGTTCGGCCAGGGCCGCGAGGTTGGTCTCGTTCTCGACGAGGACGCGGGCCTCGGGAAGCCGTTCCTGGAGTGCGGCGACCAGCCGCCGGTGCCACTCGGGCAGCCCCGTGGAGTCGCGGAGTTCACCGCTGACGGGGTCGATCAGACCGGGCGCCCCGATGCCGACGGTGTGCAGCCCGCCCCACCCCCCGGCGCGTTCCCGCGGGGCCGGCCCCCCGAGCGCGCGCGCCTCCTTCGCCACCCGCTCGACCAGCGCGACCGCCCGCTCCACCGCCGGTCCGGTACCGGCGCCCGCCCCGATGGGCGCGGACGCCTCGGCCAGGACCCGCCCGACCAGGTCGGAGACGACGACGGAGACCCCCTCCGTACGGACGTCCAGCGCAGCCAGGTGGGCGCGGTCCGCAACGATCCCGTAGACCCGGGCGTTGGGACCGCGCCGCTGCTCCCTCGATTCGCCGACGACGGTGACGAGACCGGAGGCGGTGAGGCGCTCCACGAGGTCGGCGACGGTCGGCCGGGACAGTCCGGTGAGCTGCTTCAGCCGCGTGGCCGTCAAGGGGCCTTCCTGCTGCAACAGCCGCAGGGCGAGCCGGTCGTTGATGGCCCGTGCGGTGCTCGGGGATGCGGGCATGGCGGGAATCCTCCCAGATCGGCGAGGCCACCGGGCGACCGGGCGGCGAGCGGGCATCTATTTATCAGGCAGGGTTCCTGATAGTTTACGGCGGCACACCGTGGAACCATCACCCGGGGAGGGGCCCGAGCATGAGTGGAGTGGTCTACGAACAGCGCGAGGTCAGGCGCGCCCGGTACGCCGTGGCGGCCGTGTTCGCCGTGCACGGAGCCGTCACCGGGTCCTTCGCGACCCGCGTGCCGTGGATCCAGGACCACGCGTCCGTCAGCGCGGGGCAGCTGGGCTTCGCCCTGGCCTTCACCGCGTTCGGCGCGTCCTGCTCGATGCCGCTGGCGGGCCGGATCACCCACCGCTTCGGCAGCCGTGCGGCACTGCGCGGGCTCATCGCCCTGTGGACGCTGGCCCTGGTCCTGCCCTCCCTGGCGTCGAACCTGCCGGTCCTGTGCCTCGCGATGTTCGTCTACGGCGCCACGGCGGGGATGGCGGACGTCGCCATGAACGCGATGGGCGTCGAGGTCGAGAACCGGCTCGACAAGTCGATCATGTCGGGGCTGCACGGCATGTGGAGCGCCGGCGCGCTGACCGGCGCGGCGGCCGGCACCATCGCCGCGCATCTGGGCGCGGACGCCCGGCTGCACCACGCCCTGGCAGCGGCGACCCTCACGCTCCTCGGTCTCGCCGCCTGCCAGTGGGTGCTCGACCTCCAGCCCACCGAGGACGAGGAACCGCCGCCGCGGTTCGCGCTGCCGCCCCGGTCGGCCCTGCTCATCGGCACGGTCGGCTTCTGCGCGGTCTTCGCGGAGGGCGCGAGCCTGGACTGGTCGGCGGTCTATCTGCGCGACCGGCTGGACAGTTCGGCCGCTCTCGCCGCGGCCTCGACCACCGGCTTCATGCTCACCATGGCGGTGGCCCGACTGGTCGGCGACACGGTGGTGAACCGTTTCGGCGCCGTGCGTACCGTGCGGGCGGGCGGTGTCCTGGCCGTCTTCGGCGGGCTGCTGATCGTCCTCGCGGGGAACGCCGCGGTGGCGATGACCGGCTTCGCGCTGCTCGGACTCGGTATCGCGGTCGTCGTCCCGCTCTGCTTCGCCGCGGCCGGGCGCAGCGGCCCCAACCCCAGTCAGGCCATCGCGGGCGTCGCGACCATCACGTACACCTCGGGGCTCGTCGCGCCGAGCCTGATCGGTTCGGTGGCGCAGGCGACCAACCTGATGGTGTCGTTCGCCCTGGTCACGGTGCTGGCGTTCGGACTGACCGCGCTCGCCGGTGTGCTGCGCGCCGGGGACCGCGCGCCCGCGAAGGTCACTCCCCCGAGCGCAGCAGTTCCCGGCCCACGACCCTGAAGCCCTCGCTCCACGGCGCCGGGCGCAGCGTCCCGGCGTCGAGCCGGACGAGCACCCGCGTCCCGTGGGCGTAGGTGACCGCGCCGTCGGGCGAGCAGAAGCGGAAGCCGTACGTGAGCCCGGTGGTCCCGAGCCGTTCCAGCCAGAGGTGGACGGCGTAGGCGCCGGGGCGGCTGACGGGGGCCTCGTAGGTGATCCGCAGTTCCTTGACGGCGTTGCACGAGTCGCCCGCCGCCTCCCAGTCGCCCTCGAAGCCGAAGCCGCGTTCGTTCCACAGCGCGGTCCAGGCGCGCTCGACCAGGACCGGGTAGCGGGCGTTGTGCAGGAGTCCGAGCGCGTCGAGGTCGTCGAAGTGGACCGTGACGGGCAGCAGCCTTCCGTACGGGAGGGCGGGGACGACGGGGGCTTCGGCGGTCACGGGCGGGGCTCCTGGGAGGTGCTGCGGCGCGCGGACGGCGGGCCTGGCTGAAACGACACCCCCATCCTAAGCAAACGCTCAGGAGCCCTGCCCGGGCGGGATCAGCCGACGATGGAGTCGAGCTGCTCGGCGGCCGGCCGCAGCTCCCACAGATCACCGCCGGGCGGTGCTTCGAGCCGCGGCACGGCGGCCCGCGCGGCCCGGTCCCCCGCGTCGGCCGCGGCACGCACCACGTCGCTCGCCGCGTAGCGGTGGAACTCCAGCTCGGGACCGCTCCACGGCTCGGCACCGGTCGCCGCGGGCAGCAGATGGTCGACGGCCCCGGACAGGCTCTGGCCCTCCGGCCCGCGGTAGGCCCACAGGTCGACGCCGACCTTCTCGCCGACGGCCGCGAGCCGGGTGTACGCGACCAGGTCGAAGGCCGAGTAGTGCCAGCTCCGGGTGCGGGCGAGCTCCTGGGGCTGGCTGCCGTCGGCGGCGATCTGCGGGTCGATCCGCAGGGCCCGCGCGGCGAGGACGGTCCGCCGGGCGAGGTCCTTCTCCCCGGTCGCGTACGCGAGGGCGGCGAGCTGCATGTCGTAGAAGGTGCCGTGGTTGTTGCGGGCGGCGGCCTCCTCCTTGCCGAAGGCGCTGTCCGTCAGCCAGTCGCGGTAGCCGGTGTTCCAGGCGAGCATCGCGGCCCGGTCGCGCCGTGACCAGCCGGGGGCGCCGGTGTCCAGGAGGGCGGTCGCGTCGAGGACGCTCGTCCAGGACTGCGAGAAGTCGATGATCCCGATGGCCCGGCCGTCGTACCTGCACGGGATGAACTGGCCGTGGTCCAGGTTCGGGTTCATCCGGGTGGCCGGGTCGAGGAACCAGGTGCGCAGGACCTGGGCGGCCTTCACGGCGTACCGCTTCTCGCCGGTGTAGTACCAGGCGAGGGCGAGGTCGTACGTCGAGTCGAACACCTTCTCCGCGTCCTGGCGGTCGGTGCCGGTGTCCACCTCGGGATTGCGCTGCCCGTCGCGCTGCACGTACGGGCAGCCCCAGGGGTTGTCCGCGGTGGCGGGCTTCGAGGGCCACCAGTAGGGAGCCTGGCTGAGATAGTCGTGAACATCCCCGCCGGGGGCGGGCCTCGGCTTGTCGACGACCGTCCAGGGTCCCTGGTCCAGCCAGTTGTCGGCGCGGGCCGTCAACTCCCGCAGTGTGCGGGCGAGTCGGCGGTCGCCGTGTTGCAGGCGGGCGCGGGTGCGGAGGAGCCGGGCGCCGTCGAGGACCACGGTCCGCGGCGCTCCGGGCGCGCTCCGGCCGGACACCGCAAGGGGGACCGCGGACGGGGCGCGCCCCGGCGCCGCGGGGCCCGGCCCGGACGCCGTGCGCGCCGATGCCGCAGGGGCGACGAGGGATGCGAGCGTGATGGCGGCCGTCACGGCCGCCAGACCCAGTCGTGATCGTGCACTCACAGAACACTCCGATCAGACATATGAACGATGTTCATGAGAAGGACCGTGCGAGCGTAGAGCGGCTGGTCGGACGTGACAATGGTCCGGACACATTCACATACGGAGAAGGTGGACTCTCGACATGGACCTGGGCGTGCGCTGGAAACTGCACGGCGACGGGCGGACTCCCGCCCCGGGAGCGGTCGTCCGCCCCGACGAACGCCTTTCCTGGCCCCGGACCTTCGGACTCGGCGCCCAGCACGTGGTGGCCATGTTCGGGGCGTCCTTCGTGGCACCCGTCCTGATGGGACTCGACCCCAACCTCGCGATCATGATGTCCGGTGTCGCGACGGTCGTCTTCCTGCTCGCCACCCGCGGCCGGGTGCCCAGCTATCTGGGCTGTTCGCTCTCCTTCGTGGGCGTCGCGGCCGTGATCCGCGCGCAGGGCGGCACCAGTTCCACGGTGACCGGCGCGTGCTTCGTGGTCGGCGTCGCCCTGTTCCTCGTGGGTCTGACCGTCCGGCGGTTCGGGGCGAGGATCATCCACGCCGCGATGCCGCCGATCGTGACCGGCGCGGTCGTCATGCTGATCGGCTTCAACCTGGCGCCGGTGACCGCGTCCACCTACTGGCCGCAGGACCAGTGGACGGCCCTGCTGACCATGCTGGTCACGGGCGCGGCGGTGGTGTGCCTGCGCGGATTCTGGTCACGCATCGCGATCTTCCTCGGCCTGGTCTTCGGCTACGCGATCTCCTGGGCCTTCGACCGGATCTTCGGCCGGATCCACTCGGCGGACGCGAGCGGCCAGGTCACCGACCACTGGCGGCTGAACCTCTCCGCGGTCGAGCACGCCGACTGGATCGGACTGCCGTCCTTCCACGGACCGACGTTCCAGTGGTCCGCGATCCTCGTCGCGCTGCCGGTGGTCATCGCGCTGGTCGCCGAGAACGCGGGGCACGTCAAGGCCGTCGGCGAGATGACCGGCGACCCGCTGGACGACGAACTGGGCACCGCGATCTCCGCGGACGGCGCCGCCTCCATGCTCTCCACCGCGGTCGGCGGCCCGCCCAACACCACCTACTCCGAGAACATCGGCGTGATGGCCGCGACCCGCGTCTACTCCACGGCCGCCTACTGGGCCGCCGCCGGCTTCGCCCTGCTCTTCGGGCTGTGCCCCAAGTTCGGCGCGGTGGTCGCGGCGATCCCCGGCGGTGTCCTCGGCGGCATCACCGTCATCCTCTACGGCATGATCGGGCTGCTCGGTGCCCAGATCTGGCTCAACGCCCGGGTGGACCTGCGCAATCCGCTGAACCTGGTGCCCGCCGCCGCCGGCATCATCATCGGCATCGGCGGGGTCTCCCTGAAGTTCACCGACCACTTCTCGCTGAACGGCATCGCGCTGGGCACCATCGTCGTGATCACCGGCTATCACGCGCTGCGGGCGATGGCCCCGCCCCACCTGAGGACCGAACCGCTGCTCGACGCGGGGACGTCGGCGTACGACGATCCGGGCGACCGGCCCGCCGGAGCGTAGCCGCGGTCCGCCGGGAAAGCCCCTGCCGCCCGGCCGCGTTCCCCCGTTCCGGGGAACCCCGCGGCCCGGCGGCGCGCCGTCGGGGCCGGGCCTGGGACGCTGCCGTCATGGCCAAGTCGGCACAGATCACCACCCCGGTTGACACGGTCGTCGCCCGGATGCGCGCCCTGGACGCGACGCTCCCCGCGCGCGACGGACTCGCGGTCTTCAACCGCGTCTACCTCACGGTCACCGAGGAGTTCGACCGCCGGCTGGACGCCGGGGTCTTCCCGGACGCGCGGGCCGCGACGGCCCTGGACGTCCGGTTCGCGGAGCGCTATCTGACGGTGGCCGAGGAGGGCCGGGCGCCCGCCTGCTGGCGCCCGCTGCTGCGCTTCCGCCGCCATCCGGGGGTACGTCCCCTCCAGTTCGCGCTCGCGGGCATCAACGCGCACATCGGGCACGACCTCGCGCTCGCCGTGTTGGACAGCTGCCGCACGCTCGACTGCGAACCGGCCGACCTGGAGGACGAGTTCGACCTGGTGGGCGATCTGCTCGTCTCGCTGGAGGAACGCGTCCGCGAGGAGCTGATGCCGGGCCCCGACCTGCTCCAGATCGCCGATCCGCTCACCCATCTGCTCGGCTCCTGGAGCCTGGAGCGGGCCCGCGAGGCGACCTGGGCGGCGGCCCGGACCCTGTGGGCGCTGCGCGGACTCCCGGACCTGGCCGAGGAGTTCGGCGACCGGCTCGACGCGGCGGTGGGCCTGGCCGGCCGGATGCTGCTCACTCCCCTGCCGGGCTGATCCCGCCACCCGGCGCGGTCCTCGCCGGAACATCCGTACGCCGCCTGTACGTTGACACGTCGGCACACCCCGATGCGAAGGAGTACACCGGTATGACGACGCGACTCGGCCTCGCCCTCCCGCAGATGCGGCAGTACGACCTCGGACGGGACGTACCCGACGTGGCACGCGCCGCCGAGGCGATCGGGTACGACAGCTTGTGGGTCTTCGAGCGGGCCCTGTTCCCCGACCCGCCGACCCAGGGGCTGTACGGCATCGAGGGACTGGCCTGGCCGGACGCCTACCGGGGCGTCGCCGACCCGCTGGTGACCCTGACGCTCGCGGCCGCGGCCACCGAGCGCGCCGAACTGGGCACCAGCGTGCTGGTCGCGCCGCTGCACACTCCCTTCCAGCTCGC
Proteins encoded:
- a CDS encoding nicotinamide mononucleotide transporter family protein, which produces MNWLNSEAFVLFGQHIMWSDMIGNVIGLIALALGWRRSVWSWPVQLLSGLVLFAAFFGHLTGSAGKQVVVIAVALWGWWQWNRGEGKDGRVSVRFATWRERAYMAGAAAVGTLAVSALFHAYPTLSWDPWPDAYIFVGTIVAMYAQARGMVEFWFAWLLVDVVGVPLNFANGYAFSGFVYVLYGALVLWGMRDWWLRSREAGQPVMEGAPA
- a CDS encoding riboflavin synthase — protein: MFTGIVEELGEVTAVEMLDDASRFRLRGPVVTQGAQHGDSIAVNGVCLTVVEHEGDEFTADVMAETLNRSSLGALTVGSRVNLERPMAVGERLGGHIVQGHVDGTGAVIERKPSENWEIVKISLPADLSRYVVEKGSITVDGISLTVVDAGPDFFTVSLIPTTLDLTTLGHKQPGDPVNLEVDVIAKYVERLLGARGEQSGGLPGAQEAGR
- a CDS encoding ROK family transcriptional regulator encodes the protein MPASPSTARAINDRLALRLLQQEGPLTATRLKQLTGLSRPTVADLVERLTASGLVTVVGESREQRRGPNARVYGIVADRAHLAALDVRTEGVSVVVSDLVGRVLAEASAPIGAGAGTGPAVERAVALVERVAKEARALGGPAPRERAGGWGGLHTVGIGAPGLIDPVSGELRDSTGLPEWHRRLVAALQERLPEARVLVENETNLAALAEQREGVARDRDTFVLLWLGHGTGAAVVLDGVLRRGASGGTGEIGFLPVPGTTSLPSATDCGGGFHSLVGSAAIADLAAEHGVSARPEGHEPHAAALVRQALAVPGSPAADGFLDALAQRLAIGAASVSAVLDPGCVVLGGEVGRAGGAALAARVGRRLAGISPLPTEVRATTVGGGAVLRGALLTARDGAQDELFAPAPSR
- a CDS encoding MFS transporter, producing the protein MSGVVYEQREVRRARYAVAAVFAVHGAVTGSFATRVPWIQDHASVSAGQLGFALAFTAFGASCSMPLAGRITHRFGSRAALRGLIALWTLALVLPSLASNLPVLCLAMFVYGATAGMADVAMNAMGVEVENRLDKSIMSGLHGMWSAGALTGAAAGTIAAHLGADARLHHALAAATLTLLGLAACQWVLDLQPTEDEEPPPRFALPPRSALLIGTVGFCAVFAEGASLDWSAVYLRDRLDSSAALAAASTTGFMLTMAVARLVGDTVVNRFGAVRTVRAGGVLAVFGGLLIVLAGNAAVAMTGFALLGLGIAVVVPLCFAAAGRSGPNPSQAIAGVATITYTSGLVAPSLIGSVAQATNLMVSFALVTVLAFGLTALAGVLRAGDRAPAKVTPPSAAVPGPRP
- a CDS encoding thioesterase family protein, coding for MTAEAPVVPALPYGRLLPVTVHFDDLDALGLLHNARYPVLVERAWTALWNERGFGFEGDWEAAGDSCNAVKELRITYEAPVSRPGAYAVHLWLERLGTTGLTYGFRFCSPDGAVTYAHGTRVLVRLDAGTLRPAPWSEGFRVVGRELLRSGE
- a CDS encoding alginate lyase family protein — protein: MSARSRLGLAAVTAAITLASLVAPAASARTASGPGPAAPGRAPSAVPLAVSGRSAPGAPRTVVLDGARLLRTRARLQHGDRRLARTLRELTARADNWLDQGPWTVVDKPRPAPGGDVHDYLSQAPYWWPSKPATADNPWGCPYVQRDGQRNPEVDTGTDRQDAEKVFDSTYDLALAWYYTGEKRYAVKAAQVLRTWFLDPATRMNPNLDHGQFIPCRYDGRAIGIIDFSQSWTSVLDATALLDTGAPGWSRRDRAAMLAWNTGYRDWLTDSAFGKEEAAARNNHGTFYDMQLAALAYATGEKDLARRTVLAARALRIDPQIAADGSQPQELARTRSWHYSAFDLVAYTRLAAVGEKVGVDLWAYRGPEGQSLSGAVDHLLPAATGAEPWSGPELEFHRYAASDVVRAAADAGDRAARAAVPRLEAPPGGDLWELRPAAEQLDSIVG
- a CDS encoding solute carrier family 23 protein — protein: MDLGVRWKLHGDGRTPAPGAVVRPDERLSWPRTFGLGAQHVVAMFGASFVAPVLMGLDPNLAIMMSGVATVVFLLATRGRVPSYLGCSLSFVGVAAVIRAQGGTSSTVTGACFVVGVALFLVGLTVRRFGARIIHAAMPPIVTGAVVMLIGFNLAPVTASTYWPQDQWTALLTMLVTGAAVVCLRGFWSRIAIFLGLVFGYAISWAFDRIFGRIHSADASGQVTDHWRLNLSAVEHADWIGLPSFHGPTFQWSAILVALPVVIALVAENAGHVKAVGEMTGDPLDDELGTAISADGAASMLSTAVGGPPNTTYSENIGVMAATRVYSTAAYWAAAGFALLFGLCPKFGAVVAAIPGGVLGGITVILYGMIGLLGAQIWLNARVDLRNPLNLVPAAAGIIIGIGGVSLKFTDHFSLNGIALGTIVVITGYHALRAMAPPHLRTEPLLDAGTSAYDDPGDRPAGA
- a CDS encoding DUF5995 family protein, with translation MAKSAQITTPVDTVVARMRALDATLPARDGLAVFNRVYLTVTEEFDRRLDAGVFPDARAATALDVRFAERYLTVAEEGRAPACWRPLLRFRRHPGVRPLQFALAGINAHIGHDLALAVLDSCRTLDCEPADLEDEFDLVGDLLVSLEERVREELMPGPDLLQIADPLTHLLGSWSLERAREATWAAARTLWALRGLPDLAEEFGDRLDAAVGLAGRMLLTPLPG